The DNA window GGGCGCTGGTGACGTCGCGCACGCGCAAGAGCACGCCGTCGCGCAGGGGCACCGCGGTGCCGAGCAGCCACGCATCCCCTTCGGGGAAGTTGTCCGCCGCGGGTCGGCCCGACTCCACCACCTGCCGCAGCACCTCCAGCCGACCCCCCAGCCCCGCGTCGGGCGAGAGGTCCTTCAGCCGGCGGCCACGCAGTGTGTCAGCGCCCTGGCCCAGCGCCCGGGTGGCCGCGGGGTTGGCCCACAGCCACTCGAAGTCGACGATGGCGCCGGACGCATCGCGCACGGCTCGCAACACCATGCACCCTTCCGAGTCATGGCGCTCCGCCTCATCCAGCGCTTCCAGCAGTGCGTCCGCGCTCGTGGCCGGGGCCGCCTGTCTCGTGTCCGTCGCCGACATGCCCCGCCCGCCCCGGGCATCCGCGTCACCCGGAGGCAAAATCTCCGGAACCCCACTAAAGGGCCTCAATTCCAGAAAACGTCCGAAGGGCCCGCATGTCGCCATGAAAGAGCGGCAGGCACAAGCCGAGGATGCGAGGCACACATCCGACTCCCTGACACCTCGGAGCACCGGGTTGAATACGATGAACCTACCTATCGAGTGTCCCCTTCTTTCCCCGGAGCGGACCAGGATGTGTTTCCAGACATGACGCCCACGCTCATCACCGCCGTCTCCTTCGAGTCCCTGGACCTGCCATTGACGGAGCCCTTCGCCATCGCCACGGGGGCGCAGCACGTGGCGCAGAACGTCCTGGTGCGCCTGACGCTGGCGGACGGCACGGTGGGCCTGGGCGAGGCGGCGCCCTTCCCCGCCGTGAGCGGAGAGACGCAGGGCAGCACGCTGGCGGCGCTGGAGGCGGTGCGAGCGGGGCTCCTGGGCAAGGACGTCCGCGCCTGGCGCCCGCTGTCGGAGTGGCTGGGGGATGGGCTCGCGCTGGCGCCCGCGGGACGGGCGGGCGTGGAGATGGCGGTGCTGGACGCGCTGGCGCGGCATCACCGCGTGCCGCTGTACGTGATGCTGGGTGGCGCGGGGACGTCGCTGGACATCGACATGACGGTGACGGCGGGAGACGTGGCCCACGCCGCGGAGTCCGCGCGGTCCATCTTGAAGCGGGGCATCACCACGCTGAAGGTGAAGGTAGGGGCCCTGTCACCGGACGAGGACGCGGCGCGGATGGTCGCGATTCACGAGGTCGCTCCCCACGCGCGGCTGTTCGCGGATGCGAATGGGGGTTACGACGTGGCGGAGGCGCTGGCCTTCTTGAAGGAGCTGGAGCGGGCGGACGTGCCCCTCTCGCTCCTGGAGCAGCCGGTGCCCGCGTCGGACTTCGCCGGCATGGCGGAGGTGGCGGGACGCTCTCGCGTGCGGGTGTGCGCGGATGAGTCCGCGCGCTCGGCGAAGGATGTGCTGCGGCTCATCCGCGAGGGCGCCGCGCACGGCATCAACATCAAGACGATGAAGTGCGGCGTGGTGGAGGCGCTGACGATGTGGAGCCTGGCGCGCGCGGCGGGGCTGGAGCTGATGGTGGGAGGGATGGTGGAGAGCGTGCTGGCGATGAGCGCGTCCGCGCATCTGGCGGCGGGGCTCGGCGGCTTCACGTACGCGGACCTGGACACGCCGCTGTTCATCGCGCGGCATCCGTTCCAAGGAGGTCTTCGCTACGAGGGCTCGCGGCTGTGGCTGGATGCACAAGCACCCGGCCACGGTGTCACGCTCGCATGACGGGGCGGAGGGGCCCGGGGCTCGCGCTAGAATGAGCGCATGAACGTGGCCGTCTGTGTGGGATGTGGCGAGACGAAGGAGGGCCCCTTCGAGCCCTGTGACGGATGCGGATTGGACCCCGCTCGCGGCGGGACGGACCGGATGCTCCAGGCGCGCAGCGTGTGGCTGTCCTCGCGGTTCTTCGCCGAGGAGATGCTGACGGAGCTCGGACGGAAGATTCGCGAGGGCGAGCCCGTGGGCTACGACACACGGATGCTCGCGCAGCTCGTGGAGGAGCTGAAGACGCAGAAGCTGCCCACGATTTCACGCGCCGCGCCGGGTTGCGCCATCCTCACCTGGAGCCTGCTGGGGATGATGCTCACGCTCGGCGCGGCGGCGGCGTTCCTGTATCTGCACTGGGGGCGCTGAGCGAGCCGCCCTCGCGGACTACTGCGAGATGTGGAGGTGCGGGCCGCTCCACTCCGCCTGGCCCCTGGGACGTGTCCGCTCGTCACGGACCCTGTAGCCATGAGCCCGGGCATCCGCGATGAACGCGTCGATGCGCGCCGACGGGACACCGCGGGTCCGCACGTCGATGGCGCGACCCAGGGGGTGCAGCGAGCCGGGGTTGTGCCGTCCTCCGATGTCCGACGTCACATGCAGGCCGTGCTGCGCGGCGAGCCGGGACATGGCCTGGTAGGGCCGCTCCCCGGGGCGCGCCTGGGTGACCTGCTGGGTGGTGGTGGCGGGCTTCTTCGCGGCGGTGAAGCTCGACAGGCCGTTGAGGGCATTGAAGGTCCGCTTGCCCACGACCCCGTCGACCTTGAGTCCCATCGCGCGCTGGAAGTCGCGGACGGCGCGCTGCGTCGCGGGGCCGAACTTCCCATCCGTGGTGCCCGGGTCGAAGCCCGCGGAGCGCAGGCGGTCCTGAAGGCCCGACACGGTGTTGTTCGTCGCGCCCTTGCGCTGCGTGCCGCTGGTGTAGCCCAGCACGCTCTGTCGGTCGGCGGCGCGGGCGGCGGCCATCGAGCCGGGCCTGGAGAAGCTGCTGTCGGCGGAGTAACCACTCACGCTCGCACGGTCCGCGGCGCGGCCCTGGGCCATGGAGCCCGACTTGTTCGACGTCGACTTCGACGTGCGGCTGTCGGCGGAGTAACCGCTCACGCTCGCGCGGTCCGCCGCACGGCCCGCGGCCATGGAGCCCGACGTCGAGGACTTCGAGGAGGAGGACTTCGAGGAGCGGCTGTCACCTGAGTAACCGCTGACACTCGCTCGGTCCGCCGCACGGCCAGCGGCCATGCTTCCCGTGGAGGTGCTGCTGCGGGAGGAACTCGAGGAGGAGGTGCTTCGGGACGAACTCGTGCTGCTGCGGGACGAACCCGCGCCACCGACGGCCATGAGGGGACTCCGGGGAGAGAGGGGTGATGACCGGGGGCGAGTCATCCAAGCATTTATGAACTTATCGGACGGTCAGTGAAAAAGTTGTCTGTCTCCTCCACACAACAGCCGATACATGGCGGAAGTGCTGGCGCGAGCGGTGGAGGAAGCAGCGCGTTAGGAGAGGGATTCCGTGCTGGATGCCTCCCTCCCTCCGATTCGTCTCGTGCTCGTCGCGGAGGACCCGCTGGCGCGAGGTGCGCTGTCCCGGGTGCTGGGCGACCGCGGGGGCGAGCTGCTTCTGATCGGCGCCGGGACGCAGGTGGAGTTGGAGTCCCCCCGGGGCGAGTCACCCGACGTGGTGCTTTGGGATACGGGCTTGCGGTTGGCGGAAGGGCGCGTGGAGTTGCCGGACCTGGGGGCGCCGGTGTTGGCCCTGGTGGCGGATGAGGCGGCGGGGGAGCTCGCGCTGACAGCGGGGGCTCGGGGGCTGTTGTTCCGGGACGTCGGCCCGGGCCCGCTCACGGCGGCGCTGTCCGCGGTGTCGCAAGGGCTCACGGTGTTCGACACGGGGCTCGCGGACGTGCGCGCGGCGCCGAGAAGCGCGCCTGCCCAGGCAAGTCACGCACCGGGTCCCGAGGCGCTCACGCCAAGGGAGCGCGAGGTGCTCGCCTTGTTGGCGGAGGGGCTGTCGAACAAGGCCATCGCGGATCGGCTCGCCATCAGTGAGCACACCGCGAAGTTCCATGTGAACGCGGTGCTCGCCAAGCTCGGCGTGCAGCGCCGCACCGAAGCCGTCGTGCGCGCGGCGCGCATGGGACTCGTCACCCTGTAGCCCCACGCCATTTGCTAATCTCCGCCGCACATGGCCAATCAGGACTGGGTGTCGCGCCTGCTCACCGGGCGGGCTTCGGTGGACAAGGGACTCAACGTCCACCTCTCCGAGCGTGACGGGGGCAGTCTCCACGACAAGATGCGGCAGGCGTACTGGTGGATCACCAACAACGCCGTCATCTGCCCCTACTACGACATCGAGTTCGGCGGCTCCGCCTCCCTCAAGAACTCCGCCGGGGACGAGGTCCACCTCCCCGAGGACATGAGCTACAGCTCCTTCGTCCTCATCCCCCTGCTCACCCTCTTCACCTGCCGCCGCGCCCTGCTCATCGGCGGCCCCGGCCGGGGCAAGACGACCTCCGCCATCCTCATGGCCCTCTTGTCCGGCATGTCCCGCGAGGACATCCGCCGCTCCATCCAACGCGGCCACCCCCAGCTCTCCATCGCGGACCTGCTCGGCGCCCCCCTCCCCTCCGACATGCTCAAGGCGGATGACCTCTCCGCCGTGAAGGTGAGCTGGCGCAAGTGGATCACCCAGCGCGTCAAAATCATCGACGAGTACAACCGCATCCCCACCAAGACGCAGTCCGCCCTCCTCTCCCTCATGGCCGAGGGCTACGCGGAGATGATGGACCAGTACGTCTACGCGGGGCGCTCCTCCTGGTTCCTCACCGCCAATGACGACCAGGGCGGCGGCACCTTCCAGGTCATCGAGGCCCTCAAGGACCGCCTCGACGTCGTCGTCCGCGCCGTCCCCTTCAACTCCAACTTCATCGACACCCTCCTCCAGCGCATCGAAGCCGACAAGTCCCCCGAGGAGATGCTCCCCAAGGACATCATCTTCACCGACGGAGAGCTGGAGCGCGCCTATGCCTCCATCCTCGAAGTCGAAGTCCCCAAGGACATCCTCGAGCGCGTGGCCTTCTTCCTGGGGCAGCTCGACTTCTGTCGCATGGCCTCGCCCCGCTTCGAGTTCAAGCACAAGGACACCCTCAAGCTCGCCGGGCAGTCCGTCTCCGCCGTGTGCAACGAGCAGTGCCCGCTCGACAAGAAGGTGCACCTCTGCACGCAGACGGAGAACGGCGTCAGCGTGCGCGCCTACCAGACCATCCTCCACTACGCGAAGGCGCTCGCCTTCTTCCGCGGACACAAGACGGTGGAGCTGGAGGACTTCCGTCAAATCGCCCCGTGGGTGCTGCACGAGAAGCTGGTCCCCAACACCCGCAGCGCCTTCTTCGAGGCCAAGGGCCACAAGGTCCTCCTCCAGGACCGCGTCGCGTGGATTCGCCACATGTTCGACATGGCCATGGAGCACCACGAGCGCCACCAGCCCATCCGCCGCAAGGTGGGCGTCCTGCGCGAGGAGCTGGACCAGGGCCTGTCCGGCATCGACCTGCGCACCACCGAGAAGCGCCTGGCCGCCGTCACCGCGCTGATGAACGAGCTGCTCACCAAGCAGGAGCTCTCCGGCCCCGTCTACGAGGACCTCATCCACCTCAAGTCCATGTACAGCCGCTACCGCAACTACGCGACGTGGCTGAAGGACAACCCCGGAGGCCGCCTGTGAGCACCTCCTTCGAGGACGAGCTGGAAGCCCAGGCCCAGGGCCGCTACGTGCGCTGGGACGCGGACCTCTGGCGCGAGCTGCGCCAGGGCCCCGCGCAACGCCTGGGCGAGGCCCTGTCCCAGTCCGGTGCCTCCAGCACCCACGCCGCGGAGCTGATGCGCGCCTACCTGCGCCTGGGCGCGGAGGCCATCGGCCTGGGCTACCTCTACCCGGCCACCGCGGGCCGGCAGAACTTCTTCACCCTCGCGTGGTCGGACCTGGTGCCTCGGCTCCTCGCCGGTGTCCCCGAGTCCGCGCGCGCCAACGTGCTCGCGCAGCTCTGGAACGTGGGAGAGAACCTCGAGTCCGCGCCGCCCTGGGTGCAGCGCATCTTCCACCGCGTGAGCCAGCGGCTCGAGTCCCTCGCTGGCATCGAGGAGCGCCTGCGCGAGACCGCCTCCCTCGCGATGGAGCCGCCCACCGAGAAGCTGGGAGACCGCGCCCAGCCCTACCTCATCGACATGTCCCGCGAGGACAGCCGCTTCCTCCCAGGCGCCATCCACTTCCTCGCCCCCACGGTGCTGTGCGTGCACGACCGGCACCGTCACGCCGTGGCCGGACGTGAGGCCGCGACGCAAGGCATCCTCCTCGTCGGGGACCCGCCGATGCCCCTCGGGGCCATGGGCTGCCGCGAGACGCCTGAAGTCACGCACGTGAAGACGCCACACCTGACGGCCATGGAGGAGCACGACCCGCGCGTGGACGCCTTCTTCGCCACCGAGGCCAATGACTGGCGCGCGGCCGGCACGCTGGACACCTCGCGCTTCGTCCTGGTGCTCGCGCCCGCATGAGCCCGTCTCGCTTCACACCGGAGCTCATCGCCCAGTCCTGGCGGGACGCGCAGGCGCTGTGGGACGTGCAGGTGCGCCTGAGTCCCCCCGAGCCCCACGTCCCCTTCCGCACGGAGGCGGACCCCGCGAACGAGCCGCTCGCGTACATCAACATGGTGAAGCGGCAGGTCTTCGTGAACTTCAGCCTGCTGGAGTCCATGAGCGCAGAGGAGAGCCTCCTGGCCGTGCTGGCCCACGAAATCGGCCACCACGCCCGCTTCCCGCACACGCTGGGCTGGGACGCGGAGCTGAAGGTCATGGAGCAGCGGCTGCTCCCCGGCCTGAAGCAATCGCTGACGAACTTCTTCTACGACCTCCAGGTCAACGAAGTGGTGGGCCGCACCCACTGGGAGGACCTGTGCCGGGTGTACCGCAACTTCCAGCGCGTCTACGCCCGCCGCAGCATGTCCCCGCTGTTCTTCTTCTACCTGTCCATCCACGAGGAGCTGTGGGGCTGCGAGCCTGGGACGCTGGTGCCCCGGACGGAGATGCGCGCCATGGAGGAGCGCTTCCCGGGCCTGCGCGTGGAGGCGCGAGTCTTCGCGCAGACCTTCTACGCCCTGCCCCACCCGCGCCTCCAGTTCCTCTACTTCTGCGCCACCTTCCTGCGCTACCTCTCCGGCCCCGACGACGGCACGGGCTCCATGCCCATGGCCAGCGACGTGCCCACGCCGGACGTGGATGACTGGGACTCCGCGCTCCAGAGCGGCGGACGCTGGGAGGATGCGCTGGGCGAGGCCCGCGAGCGAGGCTGGCTGAGCGCGGACCAGGTCTCGTCCGCGCCCGATGCACTCGACAACATCCACCGCATCACCCGGAGCCTGCCCGGCACCGCCGACGGAAAGCTGCGCCGCGCGCTGGTGTCGCGGCACTACCGGCGCGAGGTCGACAAGCACCTCCTGAAGCTCCCCGCCACGCCGAACCGCGTCGAGCCCTATCTGCGCACCACGCCCGAGGCCTGGGAGTATGGCGATGACCCGTCCACCATCGACTGGACGCTGACGGTGCTCTCGCAGGGACACCTGGCCGCCGTGTCGCCGCTGCGCCGCGAGCTGGAAGCGGAGGAGCCCCCCGGCACCGAGCCCGGCGTGCCCGAGCTGGAAATCTACCTGGACACCAGCGGCTCCATGCCGAACCCGGAGATGCAGCTCAACGCGATGACGCTGGCCGCGCAGGTGCTGTCCGCCTCCGCGCTGCGCAAGCAGGCCCGGGTGCGCGGCATCATCTACTCGCACGGCTCACCGCTCGTCTCGCCCTGGATGTACGACGAGGAGCACGCCCGCGACTTCTTCCTGCACTACATCGGCGGGGGCACGCAGCTCCCCTTCGACGTGCTCCGCAAGTCCGCGCGGGAGAAGCGGGACGTGCTGCGCGTCATCATCTCCGACAGCGACTTCCTGTCGAACGCGACGACGGATGACCACATGGACGTGCTGGTGGAGGCGGTGAGGGGCTCGCGCATGCTCGTCGCGCTGCTCTCGCTCGCGGACGATGTCCACGCGCGGCAGACGCTGGCCCCCGTGGTGCGGGAGCGCGGCTTCCGCCTGGTCGTGGTGAAATGGCTGTCGGACTTCGGCCCCGCCGCGGCGGCGCTGTCCCAGGCTTTGCTGGAGAAGTGATGGTCTTCGACATCAAGGACATCCAGAAGCAGCTCTCCGCCGTCCCGCTCGTGTCGCCGTATCCCCATGACTTGTCGGTGGCCATCATCTGCGACGTCTTCCGCGTGGCGGGCCTGCGCCCTCCCTCGCGCGCGGACTGGGCCGGCTTCGAGCACACCTCCAAGGCCGCCGGCCTCTGGAAGGAGCAGGTGGGGATGCTCGCGCACGTGCTGACGTCGTCGACCTTGGGCGATGACTCGGCGCAGGCGCTGCGCGGGGACGCCGACGCCAAGGCCCTGCTGGAGCTCTTCTTCACGCGGGTGGAGCCGCTGACGGCGGAGATGGTGCGCTCCAACGCCTTCCGTCAGGAGGAGTTCCTGCGCAAGTGGGTGCAGGCGGTGCGGGGGCAGGTGAAGGGCGAGACGGCGATGGAGTCCGACGCGCGATTGAAGAAGCTCGACTACCGCGCCGCCCTCAAGGAGATGGAGCGGGCGGAGGAGGCCCGGCGCAGGGAAGCCGACAAGCGCCTCAAGGAGCTTCAGGAAGCGGAGAAGCGCGCCGCCGACGCGCGAGGATGGCGCGAGTGATTCAGGGCCTCTCGCCGGATGTGCGCGTGGCCCCCCGCGCGAACATCCGCCGGGACACCGGCACCCAGCGCCGCCACATCCCGTGGGCCCAGTCCATCGCCCACGCGCTCTCCTACTTCACCTCGCTCCCGGACGAAGCCCAGGCCCGCGACCAGCTCGCGTCACGCCTCGGGCCCTTGCGTGAAGCGCTGCTCGCCTCGCCCTACTACGTCCAGCGCCTGCGCGAGGCGGGCCTGCACCCAGGAGACCTCCAGCGCCTCGAGGACCTGCGGCACTTCCCCACGCTGGAGCGCAGTGTCCTCGCCCGGCACTGGGACCAGGTCCCCACGCCGCTGTCCTCCGAGGACGAGGGCGTGGTGGTGCGAAGCTCCGGCTCCACGGGCGAGCCCGTGAAGGTGGTGCGCGACAGGCTCGACTGCCTGCACATGTGGGCGGTGCTGCGCTTCTGGTTGGAGCGCGCGGGGGTCACGCCGCCCCCACGTCCGCGCGTGGTGCTGCTGGACGCGCTGCCAGGGGGGCTGGAGTACTCGGTGCGCCTGCCCATCCTCCACGACGGCGCGCTGCACCGCATCTCCGTGCTGCGCGACGATGCCCGGGAGCGCCTGTGCCGCGTGCGCCCCGCCATCCTCTTCTCGGACCCGGAGGGGTTGCGCTGGCTCGCGCAGCAGCGCGACCTCCCACTGCCCGCACTGGTGCTCACCTCCGCGCAGCACCTGCCGGACGACACCCGCGCGGCGCTCGCGAGCAAGCTGCCCGCCCCGCTCCTCAACTACTACGCGACGACGGAGACGGGCCCGCTCGCGTGGGAGTGCCTCCAGTCCCCGGGCCGCTTCCATGTCCTCGCGCCCGACGTGTGGCTGGAGCCGGACGCGGACGAGGTGGTGGTGACGCGCCTGCGCCCCAGCGTGCTGCCCCTGCTCCGCTACCTCCCGGGCGACGCGGGAAGGACATGCAGGGAGGTGTGCACCTGCGGTTTCCACGGATGGACGTTGGGGCAGTTCGGCGGCCGAGGGGCCTGCCATTACACTCTGCCTTCTGGACGCACCGTGGATGCCTGGGCCCTGGCGTGGGTGTTCAAACACCACGCGCTGCGAGCCTTTCGCCTCACCCAGGTGGCACCCTCGCGCTTCGAGCTGGAGCTGGCCGGCGCGGTGGACTCCGACGTGGCCCCGCTGTGCGAACGCCTCACGTCCGCGCTGCGCAACCTGGGCTGGAGCGAGCCGCCCCAGCTCCTCGTGCGCGCCGTGAGCGCGGAGTCGCTGGCCACGGGGAGCAAGCCCCTCCCCTTCCGCTCCCGCACCGGGTGAAGTGACGCACCTGGCCGCGCATGGCGAACACTTGCTCGCCATACCAAAACAACACCCCTGAAAGTCTTCATCAGCAGCGTCAGTCTCGACTGGGTCCTCCAGGCCCCGTCCGTCGAGGAAGCGGTAACCACGCAACAAGTGGAAACGAAAAGACACACGTTCTCCCCCAGAGCGTATTCCTTCAATCACTTGCATGCGGGAAGGGCGCGGACGGGCCTTGAGTAGGACCATCATGCGGCTGCCGCGCTGTCCTCCTGGGCAACTCGACTCGGATGGTCGCGGCGCCATCTCGTCGTGAGGAGGCCACTCGCCTTGCCCACGCCCATCTCTCATCTGGAAACCTCGCACCCGTCGGGGACCTCGCACTCCCTGGCGACGGCGTCACTCGAGCCACGGCCGGCGCCGGACCCGCGAAGGTTCTGGCGCTGGATGAAGAAGTCGTGGCCCGGCCGCTATGGCGTCGCCCTCTCCTTCTATTGCATCGCGATGCTGCTCCAGTTGGAGCTGCGTCCGCTCATGTCCACCAGCCCGTTCCTCTTCTTCTACGGCGCGGTGATGGTGGCGGGCTGGTGGGGAGGCTGGGGCCCCGCGCTCCTCGTCACGGCCCTTTCCCTAGTGTCCGTGGACCACCACTTCCTGCCGCCGCGGCTGACGCTCCAGATGCGCTCCGCGGACATCCTCTCGCTGGGCATCTTCGCCCTGCTCGCCATCTTCATCACCAAGCTGAACGTGACGCTCAACCGGGCCCTGGAGGAGCGGGCCACGTTGCTGGACCGCGAGCACCGGGCCCGCGCCGCGTCCGAGGCCGCCCGCTCCCGCCTGCACACCATCTTCATGCAGGCCCCCGCGCAGATTTTCTTCCTGCGGGGCGCCACCCAGGCGTTCGACTTCTCCAACGCGCGCAACAGCACGCTCTTGAAGAACCGCGACCTCCTGGGCCAGTCCTTCGAGGAGGGGCTGGTGAAGGTCGCGGACCAGGATGCGCGCGGCGTGCTGGACCGCGTCTACGCCACGGGGGAGCCCTTCGTGGGCAACGCCATTCCGCTGCGCTTCCTCCAGGCGGACGGGATGGAGAAGGAGACCTTCCACAACCTCGTCTACCAGCCCACGCGCGACGCGCAGGGGCAGGTGGACGGCATCGCGGGCTTCGGCTTCGACGTGACGGACCTGGTGCACGCGCGGCAGCGCGCGGAGGCGCTGGCCACGGAGCTGCGGCAGGCGGAGTTCCGCACCCGCGTGCTCGCAGAGGTGAGCACGGTGCTCGCGTCGTCGCTCGACTACGAGATGACGATGCGCAACCTGGCCAAGCTGGTGGTGCCCGCGCTGGCGGACTGGTGCTTCGTGGACCTGGCGCAGCCGGACGGCAACTTCCGGCGGCTGGAGGTCGCCCACGCCCGGCCCGAGGACGCGCCCACCGCCGCGGAGGTCCTCAACTTCCAGCTCATGCCGGAGGGCAACCCGCGCCACCCGCCCACCGCGGCGCTGCTGCGCGGCGAGGCCATCCTCCTGGAGGAGATGACGCCCGCGCACATCAAGCGCAGCGCGCACAACGAGAACCACGCCCGGGTGATGCTGGCCACCGGGCTGCGCTCCTTCATCGCCGTGCCGCTGGTGGTGCGCGGCCACACGCTGGGCGTCTTCAGCTTCTTCACGTCCTTCTCCAACCGCCGCTACACGCAGGCGGACCTCGCCTTCGGGCTGGAGCTGGCGTACCGCGCCGCGCTGTCCATGGAGAACGCGCGGCTGTATCGCGAGGCGCAGGAGGCCATCCGCCTGCGCGACGAGTTCCTCTCCATCGCGAGCCACGAGCTGAAGACGCCGCTGACGCCGCTGAGCCTCAAGCTCCAGGCGCTGGCGCGGGAGCTGGAGCGGCACCCGGACACCATCCCCTACTCGGTGGTGAAGGGGTACGTGGACACGGGCGCGCGGCAGGTGAAGAAGCTGGCGGAGCTGGTGGGCGACCTGCTCGACGTGTCGCGCATCGCGGCGGGCCGGCTCGCGCTGGAGCTGGAGGACGTGGACCTGGGCGCGCTCATCCGCGAGGTGGCGTCGCGCTACGAGCCGCACGCGGCCCGGGCCGGCTCCACGCTCCAGGTGGAGGGGGGCGAGGGAGGCCTCGTCGGCCGGTGGGACCGGCTGCGACTGGAGCAGGTCGTCACCAACCTCATCGACAACGCGGTGAAGTACGGCGCGGGCAAGCCCATCCTGCTGAGCCTGGAGCAGGCGCCGACGCGCGCGCGGCTGCGGGTGCGGGACCAGGGTATCGGCATCGCGCCGGAGCACCTGCCCCGCCTCTTCGGCCGCTTCGAGCGGGCCGTGTCGGAGCGGCACTACGGCGGCCTGGGCCTGGGCCTCTACATCACCCGGACCCTGGTGGAGGCCATGGGCGGACGGGTGCGGGTGGAGAGCGAGCAGGGCCGGGGCTCCACCTTCACCGTGGACCTGCCTCGGGAGCGGGTCGTTCCAGTTGACGTCCCGGCGCCGCCGCCGCAGTAAAGGCCGCGCGACGAACGGAACGCCACGGCAGTGGCCAACAGCGAGGGAGGGACTGATGGAGACGCGGACGCTCGGAAAACAGGGCCTGAAGGTTTCCGCCATGGGCCTGGGCTGCATGGGGATGTCTGACTTCTATGCGGGACGCGACGACGCGGAATCGGAGGCCACGCTGCTCCACGCGCTGGAGCAGGGCATCACCTTCTTCGACACCGCGGACATGTACGGCTCCGGGAAGAACGAGGAGCTGGTGGGCCGGGTGCTCAAGCCCCACCGCGCGAAGGTGGTGCTGGCGACGAAGTTCGGCATCGTCCGGGACCCGAACAACGCGCAGACGCGAGGCATCAACGGTCGTCCGGAGTACGTGAAGCAGGCGTGTGAGGCCAGCCTGCGACGACTGGGGGTGGACGTCATCGACCTGTACTACCTGCACCGCAAGGACCCGAACACGCCCATCGAGGACACGGTGGGGGCCATGGCGGAGCTGGTGCGCGAGGGCAAGGTACGGCACCTGGGGTTGTCGGAGGTGGACGGGGACACGCTGCGCCTCGCCTCCAAGGTGCACCCCATCGCCGCGCTCCAGAGTGAGTACTCGCTGTGGAGCCGCGACCCCGAGGACGGGGTGATTCAGGCCTGCCGGGAGCTGGGCATCGGCTTCGTGCCCTACAGCCCGCTGGGGCGGGGCTTCCTGACGGGGCAAATCAAGCGCTTCGAGGACCTGGCCGCGGACGACTACCGCCGCCACTCACCGCGCTTCCAGGGAGAGAACTTCACGCGCAACCTGGAGCTGGTGGCCCGGGTGGAGCGGCTGGCGAAGGACAAGGGCTGCACGCCCGCGCAGCTCGCGCTCGCGTGGGTGATGGCGCAGGGGCCGGACATGGTCCCCATTCCCGGCACCAAGCGGCGCAAGTACCTGGATGAAAACCTGGGGGCGCTCGCGGTGAAGCTCACGCCGAAGGACCTCAAGGACATCGACGAGGTCGCCCCGCGAGGCGTCGCCGCGGGAGAGCGCTACCCGCCGTCGATGCAGAGCGCGGTGCCGAAGGCGGGACAGGAGAAGCGCTGACCCAGGCGCCGCTGGCCATGCGTGCGCCATGCCCCTCGTGGGGCGGGCGCATGCGCGGTGTCCCCGAGGGGCCTCGCTCGGATTCAC is part of the Myxococcus landrumus genome and encodes:
- a CDS encoding dipeptide epimerase; this translates as MTPTLITAVSFESLDLPLTEPFAIATGAQHVAQNVLVRLTLADGTVGLGEAAPFPAVSGETQGSTLAALEAVRAGLLGKDVRAWRPLSEWLGDGLALAPAGRAGVEMAVLDALARHHRVPLYVMLGGAGTSLDIDMTVTAGDVAHAAESARSILKRGITTLKVKVGALSPDEDAARMVAIHEVAPHARLFADANGGYDVAEALAFLKELERADVPLSLLEQPVPASDFAGMAEVAGRSRVRVCADESARSAKDVLRLIREGAAHGINIKTMKCGVVEALTMWSLARAAGLELMVGGMVESVLAMSASAHLAAGLGGFTYADLDTPLFIARHPFQGGLRYEGSRLWLDAQAPGHGVTLA
- a CDS encoding peptidoglycan-binding domain-containing protein, giving the protein MAAGRAADRASVSGYSGDSRSSKSSSSKSSTSGSMAAGRAADRASVSGYSADSRTSKSTSNKSGSMAQGRAADRASVSGYSADSSFSRPGSMAAARAADRQSVLGYTSGTQRKGATNNTVSGLQDRLRSAGFDPGTTDGKFGPATQRAVRDFQRAMGLKVDGVVGKRTFNALNGLSSFTAAKKPATTTQQVTQARPGERPYQAMSRLAAQHGLHVTSDIGGRHNPGSLHPLGRAIDVRTRGVPSARIDAFIADARAHGYRVRDERTRPRGQAEWSGPHLHISQ
- a CDS encoding M48 family metalloprotease; its protein translation is MSPSRFTPELIAQSWRDAQALWDVQVRLSPPEPHVPFRTEADPANEPLAYINMVKRQVFVNFSLLESMSAEESLLAVLAHEIGHHARFPHTLGWDAELKVMEQRLLPGLKQSLTNFFYDLQVNEVVGRTHWEDLCRVYRNFQRVYARRSMSPLFFFYLSIHEELWGCEPGTLVPRTEMRAMEERFPGLRVEARVFAQTFYALPHPRLQFLYFCATFLRYLSGPDDGTGSMPMASDVPTPDVDDWDSALQSGGRWEDALGEARERGWLSADQVSSAPDALDNIHRITRSLPGTADGKLRRALVSRHYRREVDKHLLKLPATPNRVEPYLRTTPEAWEYGDDPSTIDWTLTVLSQGHLAAVSPLRRELEAEEPPGTEPGVPELEIYLDTSGSMPNPEMQLNAMTLAAQVLSASALRKQARVRGIIYSHGSPLVSPWMYDEEHARDFFLHYIGGGTQLPFDVLRKSAREKRDVLRVIISDSDFLSNATTDDHMDVLVEAVRGSRMLVALLSLADDVHARQTLAPVVRERGFRLVVVKWLSDFGPAAAALSQALLEK
- a CDS encoding AAA family ATPase, producing the protein MANQDWVSRLLTGRASVDKGLNVHLSERDGGSLHDKMRQAYWWITNNAVICPYYDIEFGGSASLKNSAGDEVHLPEDMSYSSFVLIPLLTLFTCRRALLIGGPGRGKTTSAILMALLSGMSREDIRRSIQRGHPQLSIADLLGAPLPSDMLKADDLSAVKVSWRKWITQRVKIIDEYNRIPTKTQSALLSLMAEGYAEMMDQYVYAGRSSWFLTANDDQGGGTFQVIEALKDRLDVVVRAVPFNSNFIDTLLQRIEADKSPEEMLPKDIIFTDGELERAYASILEVEVPKDILERVAFFLGQLDFCRMASPRFEFKHKDTLKLAGQSVSAVCNEQCPLDKKVHLCTQTENGVSVRAYQTILHYAKALAFFRGHKTVELEDFRQIAPWVLHEKLVPNTRSAFFEAKGHKVLLQDRVAWIRHMFDMAMEHHERHQPIRRKVGVLREELDQGLSGIDLRTTEKRLAAVTALMNELLTKQELSGPVYEDLIHLKSMYSRYRNYATWLKDNPGGRL
- a CDS encoding response regulator transcription factor, which produces MLDASLPPIRLVLVAEDPLARGALSRVLGDRGGELLLIGAGTQVELESPRGESPDVVLWDTGLRLAEGRVELPDLGAPVLALVADEAAGELALTAGARGLLFRDVGPGPLTAALSAVSQGLTVFDTGLADVRAAPRSAPAQASHAPGPEALTPREREVLALLAEGLSNKAIADRLAISEHTAKFHVNAVLAKLGVQRRTEAVVRAARMGLVTL
- a CDS encoding coenzyme synthetase; this encodes MARVIQGLSPDVRVAPRANIRRDTGTQRRHIPWAQSIAHALSYFTSLPDEAQARDQLASRLGPLREALLASPYYVQRLREAGLHPGDLQRLEDLRHFPTLERSVLARHWDQVPTPLSSEDEGVVVRSSGSTGEPVKVVRDRLDCLHMWAVLRFWLERAGVTPPPRPRVVLLDALPGGLEYSVRLPILHDGALHRISVLRDDARERLCRVRPAILFSDPEGLRWLAQQRDLPLPALVLTSAQHLPDDTRAALASKLPAPLLNYYATTETGPLAWECLQSPGRFHVLAPDVWLEPDADEVVVTRLRPSVLPLLRYLPGDAGRTCREVCTCGFHGWTLGQFGGRGACHYTLPSGRTVDAWALAWVFKHHALRAFRLTQVAPSRFELELAGAVDSDVAPLCERLTSALRNLGWSEPPQLLVRAVSAESLATGSKPLPFRSRTG